AGAAGAATTTTCAAGAGGAATACAAACTTTTAAAAAGTATACCTGGTGTAAGTGATAGGGTTATAGGAGTAGTAATATCAATATTTGGAGGATTTAAAAGATTTAAAAGTGTAAAGGAAGCAGCTAGTTTTGCTGGTTTAAATCCAAGTCCATATGAAAGTGGATCAAGTGTAAAGAAAAGTGGCAAGATAAAGAAAATGGGAAATCCATATGCAAGAAAGATACTATACATGGCAGCATTATCAGCAATAAGGTTTAACAAATACTGTAGAGAATTATACGAAAGGTTAGTAAGTAAAGGCAAGGCTAAAAAGTTAGCATTAGTGGCTGTAGCACATAAGTTATTAAGGCAGGCATATGGTGTATTAAAAAGTAGAAAACCATTTGATGAAAATTTTTGTACTTGACATTTAACATAGAACATCCTGAGGCTGTTAGGCCGAAGAATCTCTTTTTTGATTTTTGACTTGAAAAGAAAAATAGGAGATTCTTCGCTTCGCTCAGAATTAAGATTTGGATTTTTGGAACAGTCTCGAGAATATTAGCTAAGAAGAATCAAGATTATTATGATAAAAGGATTTACTATGGACTTTTGGTTACAGTGATTTCATCCAGCAAGCTATCATGAAGTAAGGTTATTAAGAATAAGACACAAAATGAGTAAATGGTTTAGATTTCTGTTGCTTATCTATATGCATATGCTGCTATTGTTTATAGCTTTTTTAGAAAAAGTAAACTATGGAGGTAATTTCTCACCCCAAGGTGTTTTAATTCAATATATACATTTTTACTTTGGTGTTGGATTTAATAAGATAATAATTGAAATAAAAATTTTACACAAAAATATGTTGCAATATCTTTTTATAGCTCAATTGGTAATGGTTTGTGGATAAAGAGATGTAGTATTTTTTTGAAAATTACAATTACAATTTTTTTGAAAAATTACATAAAAGCGGAGGAGGAGGGATTCGAACCCCCGGTGGGCTGTCAACCCACAAGTGATTTCAAATCACCCGCATTCGTCCACTCTGCCACTCCTCCACAAAAGAGATAGTTATTATAATTCAATTTTGATTTTTTTTCAAGCGTTTGTATAGGTTATACCGGTTTAGGAAAATTCCGATTTTCTTGAATTCATAAATATCACAAAAGTATTGTAAAGGTGATTTTTTGTTTAAACTATGATGAGGTCTTTCTGTGTTATACCATAACATATATTGCAACATCTTTTTATTAAACTCATGAATATCTTCTAATTCGTAATCTTCATATTCATTCTCTCTACATATACTTGTCCTTTTGGATATCTTGGATAGTTAAAATAATGTTTTATATCTTTTTTTCTTTAATGCTTTGGTAAACTCACCTAAGAATTCACTTCCGTTATCTGTCTGTATTCTTTTTATCTCAAATGGCATTATATCTACTGATTTCTCTAAAAAGTCTTTTGCATTTTTATTATTTAGCCTGTCATATGCAAAAGTGAAGGACATTCAGAGTGCTTTTATGATATTATATAAACAAACCAGAATTTTTCTAAACCGGTATAACCTATACAAATTGTGATGCAGGAGTAAAAGAAATGGAGCCATATCAGGGAGTTATAAACTTTATGCATAGCTATTCAGCGATGCAAGGAATAGTGCATTTTATCGGCTGGACGATTGCAATTATTATATTGGTTTATATGTTTAAATTTATGAAGAAGCATATGCAAGAAGATGAAAGAGCTAAAAAATATCAAAATAAAAATATTTTAGAAGAATTGAAAAAAGAGAAAGAAAACCCTCCTTCTAATTAAAATTTTTAACCTGCAAAAGCTCTTCACGGATAAACCTGTTAAGAATAGCTTCAATATCTGATTTTCTTAAAATTCCAAGAAAAGTATTATTATCAATAACAGGAATTTCATCTAATTTATTTCTTTTTAAAAGATTATAAACTTTTGATAACTTTTCTTCCGGAAGGACATAATATTTTATTGGCTTTACTATATCTTTTAAAGCCATCTCTTCTTGTTTAAAGTACGGAATTTTATCTAAGTCTCTTGTGTCTATAAATAAAATTTTTCCATCGGAGGTCAAGACAGGATATAAATAAGTCCTTATATAAGGTCTATAAAACATGCTAAAATCTGAGATGCTTAGATTTTCATCTAATGGATTCATCGTATGCATGATATTAAAGACTTTAAGCTTAGATAATAAAACAGCTAATTTGGTATTAAATAGAGCATCCTTGGAAGCTTTTATTATAAAAATTCCTAAGAATATAAGCCAAAAGCCGTTAATTAAGTTTCCATTAAATAAATAATAAACTCCAAAACCAATAAGCATAAAACCAAAATATTTTCCAAATTTAGAAGCTACTTCTGTTGCTTTAAGAATTCCATACTTCTTCCATAAAATAGACCTTAAAATACGACCACCATCAAGCGGAAATGCCGGGACTAAGTTAAACGCTCCAAGAGCAAAGTTTACCATAAACATATAGTTTAAAAAGCCATTAAAAATATCATCTGTTGGATAAAGACCTGCTGCCGTAAAAAATATTAATGCTAAGAGAAAGCTCATAAGAGGACCGGCTATTGCAATTTTAAACTCTGTAGAAGGGGAGTCTGGTTCTTGTTCTATCATTGCTACTCCGCCAAAGATGAAAAGATAAATATCTCGAACAGGTATGCCGTGTTTTATGGCTACAAGAGAATGAGAAAGTTCATGAAGTAAAACAGATAAAAAAAGCATAATAGCAGAAACTGCTCCGGCTAATATATATTCAAATTGACTGAGATTTTTATAAAGCATAGGATAAAATCCCTGAGATAAAGTTAATGTTATTAAAGTAAATGCTATAAACCAGCTGTAATCTATATATACTTGAATTCCAAAAATCTTAAATAACTGTATAGCACTCATCTTCTTCTTTTCCTTTTTGGTTTTAACTTTTTAAAGCTGCTATAAATTATATCTGTAAATATATGCACAAATTCAGCCAAAATTAGACCAAAGAAAAAGGATAAAAATGAGACATTGTTTAAAAAACTGCTTAAATCTAAATTATCAAATCTTAAAACTTGAAAATTATTATCCGGGATTAAAAAGTCTATCAAAAGCTTTAAAAGAAACAAAAATATAAATGCTATAAAAGATAGGTAAAAAATTTTTG
The Sulfurihydrogenibium sp. DNA segment above includes these coding regions:
- a CDS encoding transposase; the encoded protein is KNFQEEYKLLKSIPGVSDRVIGVVISIFGGFKRFKSVKEAASFAGLNPSPYESGSSVKKSGKIKKMGNPYARKILYMAALSAIRFNKYCRELYERLVSKGKAKKLALVAVAHKLLRQAYGVLKSRKPFDENFCT
- a CDS encoding site-2 protease family protein, which produces MSAIQLFKIFGIQVYIDYSWFIAFTLITLTLSQGFYPMLYKNLSQFEYILAGAVSAIMLFLSVLLHELSHSLVAIKHGIPVRDIYLFIFGGVAMIEQEPDSPSTEFKIAIAGPLMSFLLALIFFTAAGLYPTDDIFNGFLNYMFMVNFALGAFNLVPAFPLDGGRILRSILWKKYGILKATEVASKFGKYFGFMLIGFGVYYLFNGNLINGFWLIFLGIFIIKASKDALFNTKLAVLLSKLKVFNIMHTMNPLDENLSISDFSMFYRPYIRTYLYPVLTSDGKILFIDTRDLDKIPYFKQEEMALKDIVKPIKYYVLPEEKLSKVYNLLKRNKLDEIPVIDNNTFLGILRKSDIEAILNRFIREELLQVKNFN
- a CDS encoding metal-binding protein, with translation MAKGRTHELINLAVLPPLIYYLHPSDFISFSAGYFIGTFFLTPDNDLYLSRPNSRWKFLKFIWLPYTKLFRHRGISHIPIYGTITKIFYLSFIAFIFLFLLKLLIDFLIPDNNFQVLRFDNLDLSSFLNNVSFLSFFFGLILAEFVHIFTDIIYSSFKKLKPKRKRRR